The DNA region TTAATTTTTTTAAAGATAGATAAATGGAAAAGATAAAAGAATATTTCAATGAATTTCTAGAGATAATATCAGAAAACGGAGAATATGCTGGGGTAGCTTTACTCAAGGGCAGTTTTTTTAGGGTTGATGATGAGGAAAATGTAAGTATTATTTGTTCTGGGGATTTTGCAGCTAATCATATAAAGAAGGATTTTTTAGAGCGTATAAAATCTTATTTAAAAGATAAGTGCGGGCATGATATAAATGTAGAAGTACTAGTTGATGTAAATGTTGTTAATAATAATGAAGAAGAAAATATTGATGATGCTGCAGAAATAACAGTAACAACAGAAAATAATAATAATAATACAAAAAGTAAATCCAATTTAAACGAATATTTTAAGTTTGACAACTTTATAGAGGGAAGCAATAATAAATTTGTATTTGCAGCTGCTAAGTTAGTTGCTGAAAAACCAGGCAGAGAATACAATCCTCTTTATATATATGGAAGTGTTGGTATAGGTAAAACGCATTTACTTCAAGCTATTGGTAATTATTATTTAGAGAATAACCCTAATGCAAAAGTAAACTATATAGACGGAAGCGGATTTAGAGATGAATATATATATGGCCTTCAAACTAAAAAGTCAGACAACTTCAAAAAGAAATATAAATCTTTAGACATGTTTTTGCTTGATGATTTGCAATTGTTAGAAAGTGCTCAGGAGACTTCTAAAGAGTTATTTGAGATATTTCAGGCTTTAGATAATGCTTGTAAGCAGATGGTGTTTGTAAGTGATAAGCCTCCGAAGGAACTTAGAAACATAGAGGCAAGATTAAAAAACAGATTTGAAAAGAGTTTGATATTATCCATAGAGCCTCCGCAGTATGAAACTAGGCTTGCCATAATTGAAAGAAAATTAATTGATTTAAATACAACTATTGATGAAGAAGTAGTTAAATATATGGCAGAAAATATTACAACAGATGTTCGTAAGATTGAAGGAGCTATTAGGGCTTATTTGTCTGTGAGAGATTTGATGAAAATAACTCCTAATGTTGAAGAGTGCGATAAGTTAAATATATTCAAAGATTATTTTACTAATAAGCCAAAATTAAAAAATGCTACTATAAAAGAAATAAAAAGAATAGTTGCTGATTATTACGGCATAGAGATGAATGCTTTTGACAGTAAAGACAGAACAAAGTTTATAGCTAAAGTAAGACATGTTGCTGTATACTTAGCTTGTGAATATTCTAAGAAATCTGTTACAGAAATAGGCTTGGAGTTTAATAGAGACCATGCTTCTATTATACATGCGAGAGAAAAAATTAAAGAAGAGCTTAAAGCAGATTCTCATGTAGCAAGGGAAATTAACGACATAATATCAAGCATATCATGATTAATAAAAAAGTATGATATTTTGATATTTTGCCTTGACATTTGTTTAAATTCTTATATAATATTAATTGTATTGTTAAATAATACAATTTTTCATAAACCTCCTTATCACCCTGCAGATCCTTTCTCGGGGTGATACTTTTTTAAACACCTTTTTATAATTCACTGTATAATTATTAAACATCTATTATTCGCTTTTGTGTGTTATTATTAAACATAATAAATTGTTAATGTTTTTTATTTTTTATAATTATAATATATATGTGTAGTTTCGCTAATTTATGGCATCTTCTATTAAATAAACTATATAATTTAAGCTCATATCAATGTTTTATTCAATTATTTTCTTTTGTTTTAAATAGATATAACAATAAAAAATAATATCTTTGGCACGATTATTGCATATATTATAGGTGTAACTTCTGTAAATAATTAAGAGGAAATTAAAAAGGAAACAAAAAGGAGATTAAATGCAAGAAGAAGAAATGAAAGAAGGCAATGAAGCTGCTAGTAATGGTAGTGAGGACATTGCAGAAAACAATTCTAATGCAGAAGCTAATGAAATTAATGAGACTAATGAAGTTAATGAAGAAGAAAAAGAAAATTTAGAAAATAATGAAGATGAAATTAGCATTCTAAAAAAGAGAGTAGAAGAGTTAGAAAATGAAGTTTCTGATATGAAAGATAAATATATGCGTGCTATGGCTGAGGCAGAAAATATTAGAAAGAGAACTGCCAAAGAAAAAGCTGACGGCATAAAGAGAGCTAATAAAGGTTTATTATTATCTCTTATCAATTTTATGGATAATTTTGAGAGGGCATTAAAATCTTTTGATAATGATGAAACTATAAAGGGAAGCGAATATTATAAGGGTATAGAATTAATACATAAACAGTTTATAGATTTTTTAACTGATAATGGCGTGAGTGAAATAGAGGCATTAGGAGAGGAGTTTGACCCTAACTTGCATGAGGCATTAACTATGTTAGAAGTTCCTGATATTGATAAAGAGCAGGTTGTAGAAGTTTATGCTAAGGGTTACAAATTAAATGATGAACTTTTGAGAACAGCTAAGGTTGTGGTTGGAAAACCAAAGAAAGCTGAACAATAAATTTTTATAAGGAGATTTTTTTTATGGCACATATTCAACTTTTTAGAGCTTATTTTGAACCTAAAGATTCAAAGAAAGAAAGCATAAATCATATTAATAAGGTTTTGCAAGATTTAACAGATGAGATTAACAGACATATAGAAAACAGAGAAGTTATCAATGTTGATCTTAATACATCACATTTAGGCAATGGGCATACTGAATATATTGTAAGCGTTCTAACGAAGAATTAGACTTATAGACTTTAATCGTACATAAACATTTAATTAATATTTAAGGAGAAATTTATAATGAGCAAAATTATTGGAATAGATTTAGGAACAACAAATTCATGTGTATCAGTAATGGAAGGCGGAAAACCTGTAGTAATAACAAACAGCGAAGGAAACAGAACAACACCTTCTATAGTAGCATTTACAAATAAAGGGGAAGTATTAGTAGGTCAGCCTGCTAAAAACCAAATGGTAACTAACCCAGAAAATACAATATTTTCTATAAAAAGATTTATGGGTAACACTTATTCTGAAGTAACAGAAGAGCGTTCAAGAATGCCTTATACAGTTATAGAGGAAGACGGAAAAGTAAAAATTAAAACACTTGAAGGAAACTTTACTCCTCAAGAGATAAGTGCAAGAACACTTCAAAAGATGAAACAAACAGCTGAAGAGTATCTAGGAGAAACTGTAACAGATGCAATCATCACAGTACCTGCATACTTTAATGACAGCCAAAGACAAGCAACTAAAGATGCTGGAAGAATTGCTGGGCTTAATGTATTAAGAATAATAAACGAGCCTACAGCTGCTGCTTTAGCTTATGGTATGGAGAAAAAGAAAGATGAGAAAATAGCAGTTTATGACTTGGGCGGCGGTACATTTGATATATCTATACTTGAATTAGCTGACGGAGTATTTGAAGTAAAAAGTACAAACGGTGATACACATTTAGGCGGTGATGACTTTGACCAAGCTATAATTAACTGGCTAATAGAAGAGTTTAAGAAAGATACAGGCGTTGATTTAAATAGCGACAAAATGGCTTTACAGAGATTAAAAGAAGCTGCTGAAAAAGCTAAAAAAGAACTTTCTAGCTCACTTCAAACAGATATCAACTTGCCATACTTGACAGCAGATGCATCAGGTCCTAAACACTTGAATGTATCTTTATCAAGAGCAAAATTTGAGGATTTAGTAAGAGACTTAGTAGAAAAAACTCGTATCCCATGTGAAAAAGCATTGAAAGATGCAGGACTTTCTACTAGCGATATAGATGAAGTTATACTTGTTGGAGGTTCTACAAGAATACCTTTAGTACAAGAGACAGTTAAAAACATATTTGGAAAAGACCCAAATAAAAGCGTAAACCCAGACGAAGCAGTAGCAATGGGTGCTGCAGTACAGGGCGGTATTATTAAAGGTGATGTTAAAGACGTTCTTCTTCTTGACGTTACTCCGCTTTCACTTGGTATTGAAACAGAAGGTTCAGTAATGACTGTTTTAATTAACAGAAACACTACTATCCCTACAAACAAAAAACAAGTGTTCTCAACAGCAGCAGACAATCAATCATCTGTAACTATTAGAGTATTACAAGGTGAAAGAAAAATGGCTAATGACAACAGAGAGCTTGGAAGATTTGATTTAGTAGGCATACCACCTGCACCAAGAGGCGTACCACAAATTGAAGTTTCATTTGATATAGACGCTAACGGTATAGTACATGTTACAGCTAAAGATTTGGGTACTGGTAAAGAGCAGAAAATAACAATAGCTTCTTCAAGCGGACTTAGCGAGGAAGAAATAAACAAAATGGTTCAGGATGCAGAAAAACATGCTGAAGAAGATAAAAAGAAAAAAGAGGAAGTTGAAGCTAAAAACAATGCTGACCATATGATTTATCAAACAGAAAAATTGTTAAAAGAAAATGGCGATAAATTACAGCCTTCAGATAAATCAGAGATTGAGTCAAAAATGAGTGCTTTAAAATCAGCAGTAGAATCTAACAATACAGACAGCATTAAAAAAGCTACAGATGATTTACAAGCAGCATGGAGCAAAGCTTCAGAGGCTCTTTACAAACAAGCAGGAGCACAGCAAGGACAAGCTGATGCAGGACAGCAGCAAGCACAGCAAAACACTAACCAAGATTCAGGCAGAAAAGATGACGGCGTAGTTGATGCTGACTATGAGGTTGTTGATGACAATAAATAATAATATAGATAAAAAGTAAAAGTTGAATATATAAAGTCTAGTAGGCGGTTGGAAGTTAATTTTTAATGGTTAATTTCTAGCCGCTTATGTTTTTTTAAATTATAACAAAATATTATTTGACGATTTTTCTATGATATTAGAATATGCAATTATATTTCATCATACAAGTTTTTTGTTCAACTTTTTCCCGTAGCATACGCTCTGCGGACTTCGTCAAAGTTTTAGCCCTTCGGGCACGCTTCGCAAAAGTGCAATTATAAGAAAGTACATTACTATACAAAGCCCTGCAAAATAAAAAACATATTTTCAACGCATAAGCCTAAATAATCAAATGAATCACTCTTTGACAATTTTCTCCAACATTAGTATAATATATATATGAACAAGATTAATCTATTAAATGACTTTTTTATTAGGTATCTTTTAGCTTCTAAAGGTGATGAGGATATACTTGAAAATATAGTGAATGCTGTACTTACTAATATTGGTTTTGAGACGGTTCATAATTTAGAGATAATTAATCCTTATAATCTTAAAGATAATCAATATTTAAAAGAATCTATTTTAGATGTTAAAGCTAAAACTAATGATAATAAAAAAATCATAATAGAGTTTCAGCTCTTTGGAAATATAGATTTTTTAAAAAGAATTTATTATTATATATCAAAAAATATAGCTTTAGAATTAAAAACTAATGAGGCTTACAGAGATATAAGTCAAATAATTAGTATAAATTTTTTGGATTTTAATTTAAACTTTAATGATAACGGAAAAGAGCATAGATGTTTTAAGCTTATAGATACTGATAATCATGATATAAGTTTAGATATGATTCAAATACATTTAATAGAGATAAAAAGATTTAAGAAAATATTAGAAGCTTCAACTATTGAAGAAATAAAGAAAAATAAATTACTTTCTTGGATAGAGTTTTTTACATCGAATGATTTAAATAAAATTATAGATAAGCTAAAGGAGGAAAACATTATTATGAGTAAAGTTATAGAAAAATATAAAATATTTACCTCTGATGAAGAGAGTATGCAAGTTTATAATGCTCGTGAGGCTTTTCTATATGGACAGGAAGTAATGCTAAAGAGAGAAAGAGAAGAAGGTATAAAAGAAGGTATAAAAGAGGGTATTGAAAAAGGTGTAGAAAAAGAAAAATATGCATTAGCTAAAAATATGAAAACAGAAAATATAGATATTAATTTAATAAGCAAAATAACAGGTTTAAGCAAAGAAGAAATTGATAATTTATAATTCAATTATTTGCAAACGGATTTATTTATGGAAAATAATATTAAAAATGAAACCACTTTTGACAATTTCCTTTCACTTGACATTAGAGTAGGTACAATCATAGAGGCAGAGGATTTTCCAAAGGCTAAAAGACCAGCATACAAATTAAAAATTGATTTTGGAGAATTGGGCATAAAGGTGTCATCTGCTCAAATTACAAAACTCTACAAAAAAGAAGATTTAATCGGAAGAAAAATTATTGCTGTTGTGAATTTCCCAAAAAAACAAATTGCTAACTTTTTTTCTGAATGTCTTGTCCTTGGTGCTGTAAAAGAAAATAATGAAGTTGTTTTACTTAGCATTAATGAAGAAGCAGAAAACGGCACTCCTATAGGCTAATTTTTTAACATACTAATTATAATTTGACTTTTTGTATAATTGATTTATCATTATATCCAAATACATTTATTAAATATTTTTTATTAGAGGAAAATATGGAAAAGATAAAAATAGAAAATGTAGAGCTTACATTATCTCACCCAGATAATTTAAATATAAAATGGACAGGACAAAATGATTTAGTAAGGCAGATAATGGCTTCTTGGCATATAATATCTGAAGATGATATACCACTAAACCCTAGAATTGTGGGAAAACCTGGTGCTGGAAAAACTACTCTTTCTTATTATGTAGCTAAAGAGCTTCTTAAAAGAGATGTTTATATATTTCAATGTACAGTGGATACTAGACCAGAGGATTTAATAATAATACCTGTAATATCAGAAAATAACACAATAAGCTATCATGCTTCAAGTTTGGTTACTGCTATGATTAAAGGCGGCGTTGCTATACTTGACGAAGGAAACAGAATGAGTGAGAAAACTTGGGCTTCTCTTGCTCCGCTTCTTGATGACAGAAGATATGTTGAAAGTGTTATTGCCGGCATAAAAATAAAAGCTCACCCAGATTTTAGAGTGATAGTTACAATGAATGATGATGCGAGCACTTTTGAGCTTCCTGAATATATACATTCTCGTTTGCAGCCTACAATAGAGCTTCCTTTTCCAGATGTTAAAGAAGAGTATGATATATTAAAAATGAATCTTCCTTTTGCTGATGATGAAATATTAAAAATTACTGTTGGTTTTCTACAGAAGTCGCATATACATAATGCTTCTTTTTCTGTGAGAGATGGTATTAGTATGGCAAGGTATGCTATGAAGCTTTATAACAGCAATATTGCTCATAGTAAAGATTCCGCTTTTTTAATAGCTTTAAAATCTGTGCTTGGAAGTGAAGGTATTAGAATATTATCGCTTAATATTGATGAGAATAACAAAGATGAATAATTTTAAAAATTTAAAAAACAAAAAAGATAAAAGAGATTATTTAAAAGAGAATTATTTTAATAAGTCTATATACTGCGTTACTGCTGAAGATTTTTCTAAGGGCAGAAATAATATTGAAGTAGTAGGCTCTATGCTTGATGCGGGTATAAAGATTATTCAATATAGAGAAAAAGAGAACCCTAAAAAATATATGCGTGAGAAGTATAAAGAGTGCGTTAAGATAAGAGAGATGACAAGAAAGAGTAATGCATTATTTATAGTAGATGATTATGCTGATTTGGCTTTAGCAGTGGAAGCTGATGGGGTGCATATTGGGCAAAATGACATGCCAATAGAAGTGGTTAGAAAGATTGTTGGCGATGATATGATTATAGGGCTTTCTACAAAAAATATTGATGAAGCTAATGAGGCTTTTAATAGCAGTGCTGATTATATTGGGGTTGGTCCTATATTTGATACTAATACTAAGATTGATGCTAATAGTGCTGTGGGTATTGAGTATTTAGATTATATTGCTAAAAATATTGATATGCCTTTTGTTTGTATTGGTGGTATTAAACTTAATAATATGGATTTACTTATAGAGCATAATGCAAAATGTTTATGCATGCTTACTGAGATTGTTGCTTCTGATGATATTAAAAATAAATGCGAAACTTTAATAAAAAAAATGCACTCTTAATAATAATAATTTCATTTGTTTTTTTATTTATTTTAAGTAATTTTTTATTTGATGATAAAGAAGCGTTATTTATAGATGATGTTTCTATTGAGGCATTTATTAAAAACTCTAACACTCAAATAATATATGATTATATAAAATTTAGAGAAGATGTTTTTGTTGTTGGATATAATAATAAAGATTATATAAAAAATGTTTTCCCAAGTATTAAGTTTATAAGCGAGTTTCGTTTTAGAATATATTCAAGATTAAGAAAAAATATATTATGTTTTTTTAGCGATGATAGTCTAATAGAATATGCGTATAAAAACAAAATAACCTATTATAAAGTTGTACTAAATATTAACGACATAAAAAAAGAAGAATATATTACATTAAGAGATTTTAATAATTCAAAAATATTTTTATCTGTTACAAATAATAATTATAGTGAAAATAATATTGATAAAGATTTGATAAAAGTTTTGGACGGAGACACCATATCGTATAATAATAATGTTTATAGGTTCATAGGAATTGACGCACCAGAATTAGAACAAGTTTACGGCAAAGAGGCGAGGGACTATGTTTCTAATTTAATAAAAGACAGCGATAAAGTTTCTATGCTTGTTTCTTCCTATGATATATTTGATAGAATATTATGCCATGTTTTAATTGATGATGTACCTTTAGCTTATTATATGATAGAAGAAAAATTAGCAAAAGAGACTGTATTAAAATATGGAGATAATGGTTTTAGTGAGATTGCTAGTAATATAGTTTATTTATCGAAGTTTCAGGGCAGGAGAAAGTTTATAGACCCATCTAGATACAGAAGAGAGAACCGCTAATTTTGTTTAGCATTTTTTAATTATGAATATTAGTATAAAAATTATATTAATTTTATTTTAAATGTAGTATAAAGTATATATTTTAGCTAAAAAATAGCCTTTTTGCTTCTTTGGGTCACGCCGCCGGCACTTCCTTCGGTCGCAAAAGAAGTGGGGTCTGGGTCAAAGCCCCAGATATAAAACAAAAATATAAATTTATTTTTTGACAAAGTTAAAAAAATTAAGTATATAAAAAAGGAGCTTAAAAAATATTAAGCCCCTTTATATTTATTTTTTATTAATTATTATTTTTTAACATCAATGAGTTTGTCTAAAGCATTTATACTAAGAGATGATGTTGGCTCTATATTTGCATAATCATCAGAGTTAGTGATAATTACAGGAGTAACTGTAGGGTAGCCTGCAGATTTTATTCCCTCAATGTTAAACTCTAATAATAAATCGCCTTTCTTAATCTTCTGACCATCTTCAATATGTGAAGTAAAATGCTCACCATTGAGTTTAACAGTATCCATACCTATGTGTATTAACAACTCAACACCTTTATCAGAACTAAGTCCAATAGCATGTTTTGTAGGAAAAGCAGTTTCTATTATTCCGTCAAAAGGAGCATATACTTTGCCTTCAGCTGGGTCAATAGCAATACCTTTACCCATAGCACCAGAAGAAAATGCCTCATCTTTAACATCTTCAAGTTTAACAATGTTTCCTTTAATAGGAGCATAAACAGTGTCAACAAGTTCATTACTACCAGAAGCTGCAGATTCTTGCTTTTGAGGTTCATTAGCAGAAGTGTTTTCATTAGAAGCAGTCATATTATCTTCATTGTCGCTTATAGGGTCATGTAAATACTCTTCAAGTCTTGATTTTATTACTGTAACTTTAGGTCCGTATATAACCTGTATGCCATTACCTTTTTTGATGATTCCAGCAGCACCGCTTTGTTTTAGCATAGTGTCATTAACTTTAGAAGCATCAAACACTGTAACACGAAGTCTTGTAGCACAGCAGTCAACATCGCTTATATTTTTCTTTCCGCCAAGTCCTGAAGTGATTAAAGGAGCTTCTTCATATTTAAATAAAGGATTAGTATCAATATTTTCTCCTTTAGCTAAAGCCTTAGCAGCCTCAACATCTGCTCTTTTATAAAGTTTAGGCTCTTCACTGTCTGGTTCTCTTCCTGGTGTTTTCCAGTCAAATTTCTTAATCAATGTAGAGAATAAGAAATAATAAATAAAGAAATAAACAGCACCAACTACTACAATCCAAACCCAATTAGTTTTAGCATTTCCTTGTATTACACCAAATAAAAGCAAGTCAATTAAACCGCCTGAGAATGTCATACCAACTGTAACATGAAGTATATGCATAAGCATGAAAGATATACCAGCAAGTACACAGTGTATAGCATAGAATATTGGAGCTACAAAAAGGAATGTAAACTCTATAGGTTCAGTGATACCAGTAAGCATAGCAGTTAAAGCAGCTGAGAAAAGCAAAGCACCTACAACTTGTTTCTTTTCTGCTCTTGAAGTTTTATACATCGCCAAAGCAGCACCTGCAAACCAAATATCATGAATGGGAATTTACCAGTCATAAAACGAGTAGCATCAACACTAAATGCAGTTGTAGTAGGAGAGCCTAATTGAGCAAAGAATATGTTTTGTGCACCTTCTACCAAATTGCCGTCTATCATCATAGTGCCGCCGAGTGAAGTTTGCCATAAAGGTGTATAGAATACGTGGTGAAGACCGAAAGGTATTAATGCTCTTTCTATGATACCATAGAATAAAGTACCCACATAACCAGAACCAGCTATTAAATCACCGAGTTTATTCATTACAACCTGTATAGGAGGCCATACAAAATACATTAATATACCTACTACCAAAAAAGTAATAGCAGATATTATAGGAACAAATCTTGTACCGCCGAAGAATGATAATACTTG from Brachyspira pilosicoli P43/6/78 includes:
- the dnaA gene encoding chromosomal replication initiator protein DnaA, giving the protein MEKIKEYFNEFLEIISENGEYAGVALLKGSFFRVDDEENVSIICSGDFAANHIKKDFLERIKSYLKDKCGHDINVEVLVDVNVVNNNEEENIDDAAEITVTTENNNNNTKSKSNLNEYFKFDNFIEGSNNKFVFAAAKLVAEKPGREYNPLYIYGSVGIGKTHLLQAIGNYYLENNPNAKVNYIDGSGFRDEYIYGLQTKKSDNFKKKYKSLDMFLLDDLQLLESAQETSKELFEIFQALDNACKQMVFVSDKPPKELRNIEARLKNRFEKSLILSIEPPQYETRLAIIERKLIDLNTTIDEEVVKYMAENITTDVRKIEGAIRAYLSVRDLMKITPNVEECDKLNIFKDYFTNKPKLKNATIKEIKRIVADYYGIEMNAFDSKDRTKFIAKVRHVAVYLACEYSKKSVTEIGLEFNRDHASIIHAREKIKEELKADSHVAREINDIISSIS
- a CDS encoding nucleotide exchange factor GrpE produces the protein MQEEEMKEGNEAASNGSEDIAENNSNAEANEINETNEVNEEEKENLENNEDEISILKKRVEELENEVSDMKDKYMRAMAEAENIRKRTAKEKADGIKRANKGLLLSLINFMDNFERALKSFDNDETIKGSEYYKGIELIHKQFIDFLTDNGVSEIEALGEEFDPNLHEALTMLEVPDIDKEQVVEVYAKGYKLNDELLRTAKVVVGKPKKAEQ
- the dnaK gene encoding molecular chaperone DnaK; translation: MSKIIGIDLGTTNSCVSVMEGGKPVVITNSEGNRTTPSIVAFTNKGEVLVGQPAKNQMVTNPENTIFSIKRFMGNTYSEVTEERSRMPYTVIEEDGKVKIKTLEGNFTPQEISARTLQKMKQTAEEYLGETVTDAIITVPAYFNDSQRQATKDAGRIAGLNVLRIINEPTAAALAYGMEKKKDEKIAVYDLGGGTFDISILELADGVFEVKSTNGDTHLGGDDFDQAIINWLIEEFKKDTGVDLNSDKMALQRLKEAAEKAKKELSSSLQTDINLPYLTADASGPKHLNVSLSRAKFEDLVRDLVEKTRIPCEKALKDAGLSTSDIDEVILVGGSTRIPLVQETVKNIFGKDPNKSVNPDEAVAMGAAVQGGIIKGDVKDVLLLDVTPLSLGIETEGSVMTVLINRNTTIPTNKKQVFSTAADNQSSVTIRVLQGERKMANDNRELGRFDLVGIPPAPRGVPQIEVSFDIDANGIVHVTAKDLGTGKEQKITIASSSGLSEEEINKMVQDAEKHAEEDKKKKEEVEAKNNADHMIYQTEKLLKENGDKLQPSDKSEIESKMSALKSAVESNNTDSIKKATDDLQAAWSKASEALYKQAGAQQGQADAGQQQAQQNTNQDSGRKDDGVVDADYEVVDDNK
- a CDS encoding Rpn family recombination-promoting nuclease/putative transposase, giving the protein MNKINLLNDFFIRYLLASKGDEDILENIVNAVLTNIGFETVHNLEIINPYNLKDNQYLKESILDVKAKTNDNKKIIIEFQLFGNIDFLKRIYYYISKNIALELKTNEAYRDISQIISINFLDFNLNFNDNGKEHRCFKLIDTDNHDISLDMIQIHLIEIKRFKKILEASTIEEIKKNKLLSWIEFFTSNDLNKIIDKLKEENIIMSKVIEKYKIFTSDEESMQVYNAREAFLYGQEVMLKREREEGIKEGIKEGIEKGVEKEKYALAKNMKTENIDINLISKITGLSKEEIDNL
- a CDS encoding tRNA-binding protein encodes the protein MENNIKNETTFDNFLSLDIRVGTIIEAEDFPKAKRPAYKLKIDFGELGIKVSSAQITKLYKKEDLIGRKIIAVVNFPKKQIANFFSECLVLGAVKENNEVVLLSINEEAENGTPIG
- a CDS encoding AAA family ATPase, with translation MEKIKIENVELTLSHPDNLNIKWTGQNDLVRQIMASWHIISEDDIPLNPRIVGKPGAGKTTLSYYVAKELLKRDVYIFQCTVDTRPEDLIIIPVISENNTISYHASSLVTAMIKGGVAILDEGNRMSEKTWASLAPLLDDRRYVESVIAGIKIKAHPDFRVIVTMNDDASTFELPEYIHSRLQPTIELPFPDVKEEYDILKMNLPFADDEILKITVGFLQKSHIHNASFSVRDGISMARYAMKLYNSNIAHSKDSAFLIALKSVLGSEGIRILSLNIDENNKDE
- the thiE gene encoding thiamine phosphate synthase; this translates as MNNFKNLKNKKDKRDYLKENYFNKSIYCVTAEDFSKGRNNIEVVGSMLDAGIKIIQYREKENPKKYMREKYKECVKIREMTRKSNALFIVDDYADLALAVEADGVHIGQNDMPIEVVRKIVGDDMIIGLSTKNIDEANEAFNSSADYIGVGPIFDTNTKIDANSAVGIEYLDYIAKNIDMPFVCIGGIKLNNMDLLIEHNAKCLCMLTEIVASDDIKNKCETLIKKMHS
- a CDS encoding thermonuclease family protein, translating into MRNFNKKNALLIIIISFVFLFILSNFLFDDKEALFIDDVSIEAFIKNSNTQIIYDYIKFREDVFVVGYNNKDYIKNVFPSIKFISEFRFRIYSRLRKNILCFFSDDSLIEYAYKNKITYYKVVLNINDIKKEEYITLRDFNNSKIFLSVTNNNYSENNIDKDLIKVLDGDTISYNNNVYRFIGIDAPELEQVYGKEARDYVSNLIKDSDKVSMLVSSYDIFDRILCHVLIDDVPLAYYMIEEKLAKETVLKYGDNGFSEIASNIVYLSKFQGRRKFIDPSRYRRENR